The DNA region CGAATCACTCGCAGTGAAGGACACTGGTGACGAACTCCTCGGCAACGTTCGGAGTGGTGCGAAGCGTTCACCGCCGTCGAACACACTGAGCGCGTCGACAACTTCGTGGCGACGCTCTGATCCGACGAATATGACGAGCATGGCAGGCTAGAAAGCAGCGCTCGATTGTGAGTCGCAGGCGAGCGAGAACACGAAGAACGTGAACCACAGCGCCGTCAGGCCGCCCAAGAGCGCGCTCACCGAATCGATAAGCATCGGATTTGACGAAACGTGGATTTTTGACACGGTGACGTTGCTTCGATGACAGGGGTTCGAACCTGTCGACATGTGCGCGCATGACAAAATCCAGGATGAGCTCATCCGCCTTCACCACCGCCTGCATCACGTTCACACATCAATGTGCAAAACCGAGTAGTAAATATTATATTTCAACAATTAGTAGTAATTTCTATTTGGGCCAAGGGATCTGTGTAGACTTGTAGTAGTTGATATCTTGTACGTCCCAGCGTGGACCCTGGGCGGCGAGTCGCTGCCGGAATTCGGTCCAATTAGTCTTCCCATCGGGCGACCAACCGAGTTCGGCAATAGCAGGTAACCGTGGGAATGTCATGTATTCGACCTCATCTGCTGTCTCGACGAATTCGGTCCACAGTGCGGTTTCGGGACCGATAATTGACGACTCGTTGACGTCATCAATATATGCTCCTGGATTCCATGTGTAGGAATCTTTAACGGAGGTATTACCTGCCCAATCTTGACCCACGCCGTCCTGTTCGTTGTAGTCCATATCGAGGTAGGCACGGTTTGCTGGTGACATGATGAGTTCGTGGCCTTCCTCGGCGGCTGCGGCGACTTCCGGTGCGTTGCTATTCGTTCCCCAGAACTGGGCGATGGTTTCTTCTGTTGGATCGGCCCCGAGAATCTGATGCCAGCCAATCGGCTGTTTGCCATTCTCGAGAACCATTGGAACTACTCTGTCCATAAAGTAGTCGTACTCCTCGTCACTGGTCGAGTGTGCTTCATCACCGCCGAGGTGAAGATACGGGCCAGGCGTCATCTCAGCAACCTCTTCGATGACATCGTTGACAAACTCGAAGGTGATCTCTTTGTCAACACACAACGAAGTATCGCCGACGTTGACACCGGTATCCTCCGGGCGCTTTTCGCCGTCGCAGTTGAGTTCGGCGTACGACTCTAGGGCTGCTCCGGTGTGTCCCGGCATGTCGATCTCTGGGATTACCGTGACAAAGCGGTTCTGGGCGTATTCGACGAGTTCAACGTATTCCTCCTTTGTATAGTAGCCACCGGCGGTACCGCCGACTTCGGAGTCCGCTCCTTCGTCGGTGAGATTCGGCCAGCTATCGATCTCGATGCGCCACCCTTGATCATCGGTGAGGTGGAGGTGGAGGTAATTGACCTTGTATTGGGCGAGGTGGTCGATGTATCGTTTGATTGTGTCGACGTCGAAGAAATGACGAGCGACATCAAGATGTGCGCCGCGATAATCGAACCGCGGATAGTCGGTAATATGTCCACCCAGTACTGTCCACGGTCCCGATTGCTCGGAATTGCTTTCGATTTCAGCTGGAAGAAGTTGGCGAAAGGTCTGGATACCGTTAAACAGTCCAGCCGAGTCATTTGCGCGAATGAGTATACTGTCAGACGTCACCTTTAGATGATATCCTTCTTCGCCCACCCCACGCAGGTCGTCTTCTTCCTCGTCGTCTTCTTCCTCGTCGTCTTCTTCCTCGTCGTCTTCTTCCTCGTCGTCTTCTTCCTCGTCGTCTTCTTCCTCGTCGTCTTCTTCCTCGTCGTCTTCTTCCTCTCCTTGAGCGTCGAAAATCCGAAGCGACAGACCGCCTGTAGGACCTTGTTCTGTATTTTCCCAGTCACTCTCACCTTCAACCACCGGCAGTTCGTAGCCTGTCGATGGTCGGATAATTTTCGCGAGGTGTTTCGCGACTTCACGTGATTCATCTGAATCAACGCTAATTCTACTATCGTGTGTGAGGGTAAACGAGGAACTAGAAGACTCAACCTCAACTGGGCGTGGCACTACATCCTGCAATCGACTTGCTTGCTGAGATTGCCTACTCGAAGGTTGGGCCGTTACTTCACCGGCTCCAATCGATAGGACGCCAGCAACCGCCATCGATTTGAGTACACTACGCCTCTTCAGATACTCTGTCTTGGCATTGATTGCCATACCCTGACAACTACGTAATGATTCTTTATAAAACTAATGGTGGGATAAGATTTTATGTACTTGTTCATCCCCAGAACCATTTCGCTACTCTCTCGTAGCTGCCACCTGGTCGGTTTCATAGATTGATGCACCAGGCGACTTGGGAGTCTCTGCGGGATGTCTCCACACTGGAAACTTCTGTGTCGTGTGTTTTCAACGGAATTCTTGTTCGCTGCCCAATTTTTCACTTCGACCCGTCCTCACAGTGGTCGGCGTCGGTCTCGCTGCCACCGACGTACTCATCCAAGTCGCTGGTTTGACACTGTGGGACGAAAAATCGAACGACGTCTGTCTATTCGTTGGCTCGCTCTTTGATTAGTATTCATTTCTTACGCAGACCACTCCGAGGCCGAGTCAGGGTGTCCAGTCTCATGTCTTCTTGGTGCTGTGTCTTTGGCTCGCAGTTGCACTCACAGACCACGAACGAGACAACGATATCGCCAGTCCAATCATTACGCTATGAGAATCATTCTGCGCCACCGCCGCTACTACTCGATAGATCGCCACGTCGACGCGGCAATCGATGTCACCTACATCGCGTACTACGGTGGTTGCGACGAGTTTCAGATGAGTGTAGGCGCACCATCGAACAAATCCTATTCGTGGTGCTACGAAATAGCGACCATCTCGATCGTCGGCAAGGAGGTGAAATTCACGCTGGGGATGCGGCCGCTGTGCCACCGCATCCTCCTACATGCCTCGGGCGGTTCTCATGGAGCAACTTTTCGACATAGCGAGTGAGCATGTCTCGATCGGGACGGTGTATGCCGATGCTGTCGAAGCCAGCATCGGCGTGATGCACGCGGTCGAAGAAGCCTGATTTTCCTACCTCATCCGGAAATCCTCGGACGACAGGGTCGACCGATTCGTGGATGACATAGATGGAGAAAACCATCCGAGAGGAGAAGATAGCGGTCACCCGACGTTGGTCGGGGTTCCCTCGGACCGCAAGGAGGATGCGACGGGGACGTTCGTGACGAATCTGTCAGTAAATGATGAGACGAAGGAAGCGCGAGGGCGTACCCGCCGCGTAATGCAGTGGTACGCCCGTAGGACCTCGTTAGAAACGCACCTCTCTGATTACGCCTCGTCAAACAGCGTTTCACCCTCTGCCATGTGTTTCTCAACTGCATCGAGATCTAGTGTGACTCCGAGCCCGGGTTGTTCGGGAATCTCCAGGCGGCCCTCTCGAATGAGGTCATCTTCTTCGATGAGGTCCTCCCACCAACCAAGCTGATAGGAATGGAATTCAACAGCAAGCGAATTGGGAATCGCCGCCGCAACCTGTGCAGAGGCTATCGTACCGATAGGTGAGGAGACATTGTGCATCGCCACTGGAACGTAGTAAGTGTCAGCCAAGTCTGCGATTTTTCGAGTTTCACGCATTCCGCCGACGCGCGGGAGATCGGGGGCGATGATGTCGACCGCCTGTTCCTCGAACAGGCGTCGATGGCCGTGCTTGCGGTAGACGTTCTCCCCGACCGTGATGGGCGTCGTCGGTGCCGCCTGGGTGACTTCCCGTTGCACGTCGTGGTTTTCGGGCGGGACAGGGTCTTCGAGCCACCAGACATCGTAGTCGCTGACGGCGGTGGCGAGACGCTTGGCGCTGCCGGCAGAGAACGACCAGTGACAGTCGAAGGCCACGTCCGCACGGTCGCCAACCACGTCGGTGACGGCCTCAACGATGTCAACTTTGTGCTGTATCTCGGAGCCACGCAGGTGTCGGTTCGCACGGTCTTTCTCGTGGCCCGAGGGTACGTCGAGATCGAATTTGAGTGCGTCGTACCCGAGTTCCTCAACTACGCGTTCGGCCTCGCGGGCGTTCGACTCGGGTTCGGACTCGTCGCCAGCGTGACAGTCACAGTAGATGCGGACAGCATCGCGGTATTTCCCGCCGAGCAACTGGTAGGCAGGCACATTGAGTATCTTCCCGGCGACATCGTGGAGCGCGATCTCGATCCCGGAGATACCGGAGACGACTTTTCCGGAGATGGACCCTTCCCCGGACATCTTCTGGATGAGGTGTTCGTAGAGGCGATCGATATCGAGCGGGTTCTCCCCGATGAGAAACGGGGCCATACGGTCGATGATTTCGGCGTCACCGCCACCCCAGTAGGACTCACCGGTACCGACGAGTCCGGTGTCGGTGTAGACGCGGACGAGAATCCACGGGTAGTTCCCGTCGACGATCGTCGTCTGAACGTCCGTGATCTCTACATTACGCGTGCCGGAGCGCTCGGCGGTGAGCCCCATCGTTTCGCCTGAGAGGTCCCGCATGGTGTACTCTGCGTTCGGGTCGCGAAGCGTGCGATAGTCCGCCATACGTCTCGGCGGTCGATACCGAGGCATTTTACGCTTATCATTAGGGGGCAAATATCGATATTGCGGAATCATCGCTTTGTCTAGATTCCAGCGACTGTAGCTGCCACATCCACATCTAGCGACCGCAACGTCATCGAGCGTGCTATGTTGAATAGGGGTACGGCGTCGGGGTAGGGGTCGTTAGAAGGCCAAGTTAGTGTTGTAGATGGGAGTTTGGAAGCTGGATTTCTTGATGTGAGTCGGTATTCAAGATGATCCTCGATTGTTCATGGGTCCAATAATCCTAAATCCAGCTTAGTTGCCCAATCACACCTTTGAAAAATAGCTATTCAACACAGCAGTTCGAAGCCGTCCCCGAGGGATTCCGGCCTGATGACGGAGAATCCTACCGATTGGTCGTGACCGACACACCCAACCTTGATCGGGTCCCACTCAGGGATATCCACAAAGACGATGATTGACGAGTCTGATATCTCGACACCGAAGGTGAGAAAGTGGAGTTTCTATCCCACTTTGCTACAGGTGTTCTCGTCGGATTCTGCACTTGAAGCTTTACAACGAGGTATATCGGCAGATTTCGTGACAACCCGGTACGAACAGGTTGGGAGAGCGTAATAGTATCTCAAAATCTTCACTCTGATGATGGCTAGGTGGGTTTCTTAATTCATTGTGTAGTACGAAATCTATATCGTTGGGCTAAATTTCGCTGGTATTCTCGAATACGAGATTCCCGTTATCAGCTTGAGCATAACGTTTATTATCGTTGACTGTGCCTGCACAATAGGTAATACCATGATGGACGACAACTACGAATTGTCACGTCGATCTGTATTGAGCGCAGCGGGATTAGCGATGATCGGCGGCCTCGCCACCCCGGTCGCCGCAGATCACGACATTGGTACCGGTGCTCAGTATCCCGATACTTGCGAAGGTCCGGGATTCAACGACACGCCACAACTTCCCGATTCACCGTGGCAAGTCCATGACGCGTGTCGTCCTCAGCCGCCGGCCGTCGACTCGGGAGAACCTGCCTTCCCCGACCCACCGGCGGACGCCACTGTCCTCATGAGCGATGGCGAGGATGGATCCATTACGCTCGACGACTGGAACAACTCGAGCAGCTGGGAGGTCAACGACAACTACGTGATCGTCGGCGATGAACCCCTCGTGAGTCGAGATGGCTTCGGGGATGGCCACTATCACATTGAATGGCGAACCCCGACAAGTGTCACCGGAAGCGGCCAAGAGCCTGGCAATAGCGGCTTTTTCCTATCGAATCGCTACGAAATCCAAATCCTGAACAACTACGAGAACTCAACGTTTTCGGACGGGTACGCAGCGTCAGTTTTTGGCCAACACCCACCCTTGGCTAATGCCAGCCGTCCTAAGGGAAGCTGGCAGATCTACGACATCATCTGGCGAGCGCCACGCTTTGCGGACAACGGCGACCTCAAATCACCGGGCGTGGTAACCATCTACTGGAACGATGTCCTCGTCCAAAGTCAGACCGTTCTCAATGGTCCGACTGCATATAGGACAACCCCCGAGTACAGCCAACATCCCGTCGAAGCTCCAATTCAGATACAAAACCA from Halococcus sediminicola includes:
- a CDS encoding mandelate racemase/muconate lactonizing enzyme family protein is translated as MADYRTLRDPNAEYTMRDLSGETMGLTAERSGTRNVEITDVQTTIVDGNYPWILVRVYTDTGLVGTGESYWGGGDAEIIDRMAPFLIGENPLDIDRLYEHLIQKMSGEGSISGKVVSGISGIEIALHDVAGKILNVPAYQLLGGKYRDAVRIYCDCHAGDESEPESNAREAERVVEELGYDALKFDLDVPSGHEKDRANRHLRGSEIQHKVDIVEAVTDVVGDRADVAFDCHWSFSAGSAKRLATAVSDYDVWWLEDPVPPENHDVQREVTQAAPTTPITVGENVYRKHGHRRLFEEQAVDIIAPDLPRVGGMRETRKIADLADTYYVPVAMHNVSSPIGTIASAQVAAAIPNSLAVEFHSYQLGWWEDLIEEDDLIREGRLEIPEQPGLGVTLDLDAVEKHMAEGETLFDEA
- a CDS encoding family 20 glycosylhydrolase gives rise to the protein MAINAKTEYLKRRSVLKSMAVAGVLSIGAGEVTAQPSSRQSQQASRLQDVVPRPVEVESSSSSFTLTHDSRISVDSDESREVAKHLAKIIRPSTGYELPVVEGESDWENTEQGPTGGLSLRIFDAQGEEEDDEEEDDEEEDDEEEDDEEEDDEEEDDEEEDDEEEDDLRGVGEEGYHLKVTSDSILIRANDSAGLFNGIQTFRQLLPAEIESNSEQSGPWTVLGGHITDYPRFDYRGAHLDVARHFFDVDTIKRYIDHLAQYKVNYLHLHLTDDQGWRIEIDSWPNLTDEGADSEVGGTAGGYYTKEEYVELVEYAQNRFVTVIPEIDMPGHTGAALESYAELNCDGEKRPEDTGVNVGDTSLCVDKEITFEFVNDVIEEVAEMTPGPYLHLGGDEAHSTSDEEYDYFMDRVVPMVLENGKQPIGWHQILGADPTEETIAQFWGTNSNAPEVAAAAEEGHELIMSPANRAYLDMDYNEQDGVGQDWAGNTSVKDSYTWNPGAYIDDVNESSIIGPETALWTEFVETADEVEYMTFPRLPAIAELGWSPDGKTNWTEFRQRLAAQGPRWDVQDINYYKSTQIPWPK